From a single Sediminibacterium sp. KACHI17 genomic region:
- a CDS encoding ROK family protein, producing MATTSAAMEPLAIGIDIGGTGTKFGIVDRVGNVLFSNEMSTRKHAEVETFIDELYNHLSDLIAKAGGVGRMKGIGVGAPNGNYYTGTIEYAPNLPWKGIIPLAKMIEDKFKLPVTLTNDANAAAIGEMMYGAAKGMNDFIMITLGTGVGSGIVANGKLVYGHDGFAGELGHTIIIPDGRMHEGTGKKGSLESYASATGVRLTTLELLEKSDQPSWLRNVPVDEIDSKKVYDAAMEGDELAKSIFEYTGKILGLALANFVMFSSPEAIVLFGGLTKAGDLILKPTRESMEENLIQVFQNKVKILVSHLKESDAAILGASALVWEKQ from the coding sequence ATGGCTACTACATCTGCTGCAATGGAACCTCTTGCAATAGGAATTGATATCGGTGGAACAGGTACCAAATTTGGTATTGTTGACCGCGTAGGTAATGTGTTGTTTTCGAATGAAATGTCTACCCGCAAACATGCAGAAGTAGAAACATTTATTGATGAACTCTACAATCATCTCTCCGACCTCATCGCCAAAGCCGGAGGTGTGGGTCGCATGAAAGGTATTGGTGTGGGTGCTCCTAATGGCAACTACTATACGGGTACCATTGAGTATGCACCCAATCTTCCCTGGAAGGGGATTATTCCTTTGGCGAAAATGATCGAAGATAAATTCAAACTACCGGTGACACTTACCAATGATGCCAACGCTGCTGCTATTGGTGAAATGATGTATGGTGCTGCCAAAGGCATGAATGATTTTATCATGATCACATTGGGAACCGGTGTGGGTAGTGGTATTGTTGCCAATGGCAAACTTGTATACGGTCATGATGGCTTCGCCGGTGAACTCGGTCACACCATCATCATCCCTGATGGTCGCATGCACGAAGGCACAGGTAAAAAAGGTTCTTTGGAAAGTTATGCTTCTGCTACCGGTGTTCGATTAACCACATTAGAGTTACTCGAAAAAAGTGATCAGCCCAGTTGGTTGCGTAATGTGCCGGTTGATGAGATCGATTCCAAAAAAGTATACGATGCTGCGATGGAAGGTGATGAACTCGCTAAATCCATCTTTGAATACACGGGAAAAATATTGGGTCTTGCACTCGCCAACTTTGTGATGTTCTCCAGTCCTGAAGCCATCGTACTCTTCGGCGGTCTCACCAAAGCCGGTGACCTGATCTTAAAACCGACACGTGAAAGCATGGAAGAAAATTTGATCCAGGTATTCCAGAATAAAGTGAAAATATTGGTGAGTCATTTGAAAGAATCGGATGCCGCTATTTTGGGGGCGTCGGCGTTGGTGTGGGAGAAGCAGTGA
- a CDS encoding GIY-YIG nuclease family protein codes for MSKRGYIYLMTNLTRTVVYIGVTSDLNKRVWQHKNHYFPNSFTSKYVVTILVYFEEWPSLRDAIFREKEIKKWRREKKHWLIEQGNKNWEEIVLE; via the coding sequence ATGTCTAAAAGGGGATACATATACTTAATGACAAACCTCACTAGAACTGTTGTGTACATAGGTGTTACCTCAGATCTCAACAAGAGAGTTTGGCAGCATAAGAATCATTATTTCCCTAATAGCTTTACTTCAAAATATGTTGTAACAATTCTTGTCTATTTTGAAGAGTGGCCTAGTTTAAGAGATGCCATTTTCAGAGAAAAGGAAATTAAAAAATGGAGAAGGGAAAAGAAGCATTGGTTGATTGAACAAGGGAATAAAAATTGGGAAGAGATTGTTTTGGAGTGA